Part of the Calditerrivibrio sp. genome is shown below.
AAATAAAAGGGGAATTTACACTTATTGTCAATGGCTAACTCACAGTTTAAAACCCTCCCCCACAGTGTTGAAGCAGAGCAGGCAGTACTTGCATCTATACTTCTTGACAATAGATCGTTGGACAGGATCATACATATAATAAGCATCGACGATTTCTATATCCCCTACAACAAATTGATCATGAGCAAGATCCTGGAACTTCAAGAGGAAGGCAAAGTCATCGATCTTGTCACTGTGGCTGAAAAGCTCATCACAGAAAACCTCATCGAGAAAGCTGGAGGTATGAATTACATCTCTGGTTTAGTAAATATTATCCCAAATGCCGCAAATGTAGTTCATTATGCCACAATAGTTAGAGAAAAAAGTCTCCAGAGAAAGCTGATAGAAAAATCGGTCGAAATATCGGAATTAGCTTATAACTATTCAGGTGATATTAATGAACTTTTAGACGATGCTGAGAAAAAGATCTTTGCTGTAGCAGAATCCAGAATAAGGGGTGATGTCAAACCATTAAGCCAGATTGTCACTAAAACATTTGAGATAATAGAATCGATATACAACAGAAAAGGTCAACTTACAGGGACTCCCACCGGTTTTTTGGAGCTGGATAACCTTACAAATGGGCTTCAAAGGTCTGATCTTATTATTGTGGCTGGAAGACCCGCAATGGGTAAAACCGCTTTTGCTCTCAACATAGCTCTTAATGCCTGTATAAAATATAACAAAGTAGCAGTAATGTTTTCATTAGAAATGTCTGCAGGCCAACTTGTTCAGAGATTGCTTTCTGTGGAAGCAAACGTAGAGGTACAAAAACTGAGAAACGGTAAACTAAGTCTTGAAGAATGGCAAAAACTAGCTTCCGTAGCAGCTGCCCTTCACGATATAAACTTTTACATAGATGATACCCCAGCCATCTCTGTCACAGAAGTAAGAGCCAAATCCAGAAGAATAAAAAGGGAAAAAGGGTTAGACCTAATTGTGGTGGACTATCTTCAACTAATGAGCAGTAACAAAGGGGAAAGCAGAGAGCAACAGATATCAGAAATATCCAGGTCTTTAAAAGCATTAGCCAAAGAACTCGACGTTCCTGTGATAGCACTATCCCAGCTAAACAGAGGTGTAGAAAATCGTCACGACAAAAGACCTATACCTTCAGACTTAAGGGAATCAGGAGCAATTGAACAAGATGCAGACTTGATAATGTTCCTGTATAGGGATGAAGTATACAACAAAGACACAAAAGAACCCGGTGTAGCTGAAGTCATCATAGCAAAGCACAGAAACGGCCCCACAGCTACTGTCAAACTGGCGTTTATAAAACAATACACAAAGTTTGCCAATCTCGAACACAATTATGTATAAAAAAATAGACACTATAAAAAATATTATGTCAATTAATTCAAACATAAAAAATATAACAGGGCGTACCATCTAAAACATTAATTTGGTATTCATTTTGCTAATCACTCGATTATGAAAGGATATGGTGCTTACCAAACCACAATATGTTCTGAAATAAGTTTTTCTGGTATAGGGTTGCATTCTGGCAAAGAGATTACAGTAAAGATATACCCTGCACCAGCAGATCATGGTATCCAATTTAAGAGGGGTGATGTTAAAAACTCAGATAGTGTCAAGTTATCACCTTTCAGCGTCTACTCCACACAACTTGCCACTTCTATCAAATGTGGCGAACTACCTATAAGCACCATTGAGCATATATCAGCA
Proteins encoded:
- the dnaB gene encoding replicative DNA helicase: MANSQFKTLPHSVEAEQAVLASILLDNRSLDRIIHIISIDDFYIPYNKLIMSKILELQEEGKVIDLVTVAEKLITENLIEKAGGMNYISGLVNIIPNAANVVHYATIVREKSLQRKLIEKSVEISELAYNYSGDINELLDDAEKKIFAVAESRIRGDVKPLSQIVTKTFEIIESIYNRKGQLTGTPTGFLELDNLTNGLQRSDLIIVAGRPAMGKTAFALNIALNACIKYNKVAVMFSLEMSAGQLVQRLLSVEANVEVQKLRNGKLSLEEWQKLASVAAALHDINFYIDDTPAISVTEVRAKSRRIKREKGLDLIVVDYLQLMSSNKGESREQQISEISRSLKALAKELDVPVIALSQLNRGVENRHDKRPIPSDLRESGAIEQDADLIMFLYRDEVYNKDTKEPGVAEVIIAKHRNGPTATVKLAFIKQYTKFANLEHNYV